One genomic window of Ctenopharyngodon idella isolate HZGC_01 chromosome 18, HZGC01, whole genome shotgun sequence includes the following:
- the irf8 gene encoding interferon regulatory factor 8 isoform X2 — MNPGGRRLKQWLIEQINSNIYNGLLWEDEKRTMFRIPWKHAGKQDYNQEVDASIFKAWAIFKGKFKEGDKAEPATWKTRLRCALNKSPDFEEVTDRSQLDISEPYKVYRIVPEEEQKLGKGTLPALSCCSTDPTDMDCSPDLDELIKESSNDEYMGILKRSHSPLDEGSNMLSVQEWWQQGSHNAAVHQDPAGTFNAAFSQMMICFYYGGRLVGSMVTTHPEGCRISPCQPPLANGFLYGPDSLQNIRFPSVELIEHERQRHVTRKLFSHLERGVLLRANREGIFIKRLCQSRVFWSGQDPQCNPNPGKLERDAVVKIFDTARFLQALQLYQEGHYQPPEPTVTLCFGEEFNDFSTVKSKLIIVQITALNCQQLVDTVTARRSQYSSGNLEISDDMASDQMARIYQDLCSYPVPQRASCFRDNLPIPV, encoded by the exons ATGAATCCGGGTGGCCGCAGACTGAAACAGTGGCTTATAGAACAGATAAACAGTAACATATATAATGGACTGCTATGGGAGGATGAGAAACGCACCATGTTTCGAATCCCTTGGAAACATGCAGGAAAACAAGACTACAACCAAGAGGTGGATGCGTCCATCTTCAAA GCGTGGGCGATATTTAAAGGGAAGTTTAAGGAGGGAGATAAAGCTGAACCAGCGACATGGAAGACCAGATTGCGCTGTGCACTCAACAAGAGCCCAGATTTTGAGGAAGTTACTGACCGATCCCAGCTTGACATCTCTGAGCCTTACAAAGTGTACCGGATTGTGCCAGAGGAGGAACAGAAGT TGGGTAAAGGCACACTCCCTGCCCTGTCCTGCTGCAGCACTGACCCCACTGACATGGACTGCTCACCAGACCTGGATGAACTTATTAAAGAG tctTCAAATGATGAATACATGGGCATCCTGAAGCGTAGTCATTCTCCCCTGGATGAAGGCAGTAACATGCTTTCAGTGCAGGAATGGTGGCAGCAAGGATCTCACAATG CTGCTGTTCATCAGGATCCTGCAGGCACATTCAATGCTG CGTTTTCTCAGATGATGATTTGTTTCTACTATGGAGGTCGGCTGGTGGGCAGCATGGTTACCACTCATCCAGAGGGCTGCCGTATCTCCCCATGTCAACCCCCTCTGGCTAACGGCTTCTTGTATGGACCGGACAGCCTCCAGAACATCCGCTTCCCGTCTGTTGAGCTCATCGAGCACGAGCGCCAGCGTCACGTCACCCGTAAGCTCTTCAGTCACTTGGAGCGTGGCGTACTGCTGCGTGCCAACCGAGAGGGCATCTTTATCAAGCGCCTGTGTCAGAGTAGAGTATTCTGGAGTGGTCAGGACCCTCAGTGCAACCCCAACCCTGGCAAACTAGAGCGAGATGCTGTGGTGAAGATCTTCGACACTGCCAGGTTCCTGCAAg CGCTGCAGTTATATCAAGAGGGTCATTATCAGCCTCCAGAGCCCACAGTAACGCTCTGCTTTGGGGAAGAGTTTAATGATTTCAGCACTGTCAAGAGCAAATTAATCATTGTGCAg ATCACAGCATTGAACTGTCAGCAACTAGTGGATACAGTGACCGCCCGGCGATCCCAGTATAGCAGTGGGAATTTGGAGATTTCAGATGACATGGCCAGTGATCAGATGGCTCGTATATATCAGGATCTGTGCAGCTACCCAGTTCCCCAACGAGCTTCCTGTTTCAGGGACAACCTGCCAATTCCAGTCTGA
- the irf8 gene encoding interferon regulatory factor 8 isoform X1: MNPGGRRLKQWLIEQINSNIYNGLLWEDEKRTMFRIPWKHAGKQDYNQEVDASIFKAWAIFKGKFKEGDKAEPATWKTRLRCALNKSPDFEEVTDRSQLDISEPYKVYRIVPEEEQKCMFELGKGTLPALSCCSTDPTDMDCSPDLDELIKESSNDEYMGILKRSHSPLDEGSNMLSVQEWWQQGSHNAAVHQDPAGTFNAAFSQMMICFYYGGRLVGSMVTTHPEGCRISPCQPPLANGFLYGPDSLQNIRFPSVELIEHERQRHVTRKLFSHLERGVLLRANREGIFIKRLCQSRVFWSGQDPQCNPNPGKLERDAVVKIFDTARFLQALQLYQEGHYQPPEPTVTLCFGEEFNDFSTVKSKLIIVQITALNCQQLVDTVTARRSQYSSGNLEISDDMASDQMARIYQDLCSYPVPQRASCFRDNLPIPV; encoded by the exons ATGAATCCGGGTGGCCGCAGACTGAAACAGTGGCTTATAGAACAGATAAACAGTAACATATATAATGGACTGCTATGGGAGGATGAGAAACGCACCATGTTTCGAATCCCTTGGAAACATGCAGGAAAACAAGACTACAACCAAGAGGTGGATGCGTCCATCTTCAAA GCGTGGGCGATATTTAAAGGGAAGTTTAAGGAGGGAGATAAAGCTGAACCAGCGACATGGAAGACCAGATTGCGCTGTGCACTCAACAAGAGCCCAGATTTTGAGGAAGTTACTGACCGATCCCAGCTTGACATCTCTGAGCCTTACAAAGTGTACCGGATTGTGCCAGAGGAGGAACAGAAGTgtatgtttgagt TGGGTAAAGGCACACTCCCTGCCCTGTCCTGCTGCAGCACTGACCCCACTGACATGGACTGCTCACCAGACCTGGATGAACTTATTAAAGAG tctTCAAATGATGAATACATGGGCATCCTGAAGCGTAGTCATTCTCCCCTGGATGAAGGCAGTAACATGCTTTCAGTGCAGGAATGGTGGCAGCAAGGATCTCACAATG CTGCTGTTCATCAGGATCCTGCAGGCACATTCAATGCTG CGTTTTCTCAGATGATGATTTGTTTCTACTATGGAGGTCGGCTGGTGGGCAGCATGGTTACCACTCATCCAGAGGGCTGCCGTATCTCCCCATGTCAACCCCCTCTGGCTAACGGCTTCTTGTATGGACCGGACAGCCTCCAGAACATCCGCTTCCCGTCTGTTGAGCTCATCGAGCACGAGCGCCAGCGTCACGTCACCCGTAAGCTCTTCAGTCACTTGGAGCGTGGCGTACTGCTGCGTGCCAACCGAGAGGGCATCTTTATCAAGCGCCTGTGTCAGAGTAGAGTATTCTGGAGTGGTCAGGACCCTCAGTGCAACCCCAACCCTGGCAAACTAGAGCGAGATGCTGTGGTGAAGATCTTCGACACTGCCAGGTTCCTGCAAg CGCTGCAGTTATATCAAGAGGGTCATTATCAGCCTCCAGAGCCCACAGTAACGCTCTGCTTTGGGGAAGAGTTTAATGATTTCAGCACTGTCAAGAGCAAATTAATCATTGTGCAg ATCACAGCATTGAACTGTCAGCAACTAGTGGATACAGTGACCGCCCGGCGATCCCAGTATAGCAGTGGGAATTTGGAGATTTCAGATGACATGGCCAGTGATCAGATGGCTCGTATATATCAGGATCTGTGCAGCTACCCAGTTCCCCAACGAGCTTCCTGTTTCAGGGACAACCTGCCAATTCCAGTCTGA